The Rhodocytophaga rosea genome has a segment encoding these proteins:
- a CDS encoding site-specific integrase: MSVSAKLYCKKNKRKLDGTAPVYIILRINNKEKLIATGKYVSHDQFDNNSGRVGRGEANSMKLNSYFGAKLALIEKIILDFQHEGKDITHDQIINAYESDGKLLFVDFCRQELEASKSTIVYTYYKTTKYQLEKLDNFRPGLTIQQLNFDFLQKYQYYLVEKGNEPNTMKSDFVMIRKFLNIAIKKGLTKNYPFKDFEIPSEEAVKEYLTLKEVESLHNLYDSNTLSEKLQNTLFYFLIACYTGLRFSDVGRLNALYLKQAGNRYFISMQMKKTRKVVEIPLSNRVVRLMLKRAGVEHTPALEEVDLLGNNGIFSRKLKQSNSRVNNDVREIIALQKINKYITFHCSRHSFAINSLILGISLEVISNILGHTQLKTTQIYAKVVNELKVKQMEKWDFD, from the coding sequence ATGAGTGTATCCGCTAAATTATACTGTAAAAAAAATAAACGTAAATTGGATGGTACAGCACCTGTTTATATTATTTTGAGAATAAACAATAAGGAAAAATTGATTGCAACCGGTAAGTATGTAAGCCATGATCAATTTGATAATAACTCAGGTAGAGTAGGAAGAGGAGAAGCAAATTCAATGAAGCTGAATTCCTACTTTGGCGCAAAGCTGGCGCTGATAGAAAAAATAATATTAGATTTTCAGCATGAGGGAAAAGATATTACCCATGATCAAATTATCAATGCGTATGAAAGTGATGGAAAGTTGCTCTTTGTAGATTTTTGCAGGCAGGAATTAGAGGCTTCCAAATCTACAATCGTTTATACGTATTATAAAACCACAAAATATCAGCTGGAGAAGCTCGATAACTTTCGTCCGGGCCTGACTATCCAACAACTCAATTTTGATTTCCTGCAAAAGTATCAGTATTACCTGGTAGAAAAGGGCAATGAGCCCAATACCATGAAAAGTGATTTTGTGATGATCCGCAAGTTCTTAAATATTGCCATCAAGAAAGGACTCACTAAAAACTATCCATTCAAAGATTTTGAAATACCCTCTGAGGAAGCTGTGAAGGAATATTTAACGCTGAAAGAGGTAGAAAGCCTGCATAATCTTTATGACTCCAATACACTCTCTGAGAAACTTCAGAATACGTTGTTTTACTTTTTGATTGCCTGCTATACTGGCCTGCGGTTTTCGGATGTAGGCCGTCTGAATGCCTTGTATCTGAAGCAGGCAGGAAACAGGTATTTTATATCCATGCAAATGAAAAAGACACGTAAAGTAGTAGAAATACCATTAAGCAACCGGGTTGTACGATTGATGCTGAAAAGGGCAGGCGTGGAGCATACACCAGCTTTAGAAGAGGTAGATTTATTAGGTAATAATGGAATTTTTAGCAGAAAACTTAAGCAGAGTAATAGTAGGGTGAATAACGATGTGCGGGAAATTATAGCCTTGCAAAAAATTAATAAGTACATCACTTTCCACTGCTCCAGGCATTCATTTGCCATTAATTCACTTATTCTTGGAATCAGCCTGGAAGTGATTTCAAATATTCTTGGCCATACCCAGCTGAAAACGACACAGATCTATGCTAAAGTGGTAAATGAGTTGAAAGTTAAGCAAATGGAGAAGTGGGATTTTGATTAA
- a CDS encoding DUF349 domain-containing protein, whose product MMNTEEREHTEQDALGKQLTDTLEAEHELAEDITDYTHHPKEDLVRLAENLIKETDYKKADAILKQIKPVFDELREKEKQEALDKFIAEGGEADGFEYKTDTLSQRFDQAVKQYRDKKARQQHESEKEKEKNLQTKTALLEKLRQLTDAEETTASIAALKQIQDEWKTIGAVPAAHSKNLWANYNALIELFYSNRSIYFELKELDRKKNLSLKQEICDKAEKLAQAEPSSQVIKELNDLHEEYKHVGPVPKEEQEALWQRFKAASDVVYDKRRAQLDTLRKEMDTNLQSKIALCEKAEQYTSFDSSKINDWNDKTKELLDLQKQWEAIGIVPREKARDVNKRFWAAFKTFFHHKNEFFKKLEAYRDQNLHKKAELCQQVEALLASEEVDLETAAEQVKKLQQNWKDIGPVPEKQRNQIFDRFKASCDAFFDKRRGKRNNTEKEFEVNYEKKQQICAAIEKMAEEQQTDMPAFESLRNEWQNTGFVPKKHMHTIQKRYSDAISRYLQQSKQLTDKEKDKIQIAIEVDASRNNPKAAKDLQKKEGFMRKRMSQLESDIAIWKNNMEFFGHSKNADKFRQEFTEKIQAAEQEYLSLKRQIQMIYENQ is encoded by the coding sequence ATGATGAATACCGAAGAAAGAGAACATACGGAACAGGACGCATTGGGCAAACAGCTGACGGATACCCTGGAAGCAGAACACGAACTGGCCGAAGATATTACCGATTATACCCACCACCCCAAAGAAGACCTGGTTCGGCTGGCAGAAAATCTGATTAAGGAAACTGATTATAAAAAAGCTGATGCGATTCTGAAACAGATCAAACCGGTATTTGATGAGCTGAGGGAAAAAGAAAAGCAGGAAGCCCTTGATAAATTTATAGCCGAAGGCGGAGAAGCAGATGGATTTGAATATAAAACAGATACTCTCTCCCAGCGGTTCGATCAGGCTGTGAAGCAATACCGGGACAAAAAAGCCCGCCAGCAACATGAGTCCGAAAAGGAGAAAGAAAAGAATTTACAGACAAAAACAGCCTTGCTGGAAAAGTTAAGGCAACTTACCGATGCCGAAGAAACTACAGCCAGCATTGCTGCATTAAAGCAGATCCAGGACGAATGGAAAACCATTGGTGCAGTTCCCGCTGCCCATTCTAAAAATCTGTGGGCCAATTACAATGCCCTCATAGAGCTCTTTTACAGCAACCGCAGTATTTATTTTGAGTTAAAAGAACTTGATAGAAAGAAAAATCTTTCATTAAAGCAGGAAATTTGCGATAAAGCCGAAAAACTGGCACAGGCCGAACCTTCTTCCCAGGTAATTAAAGAACTTAATGATCTTCATGAAGAGTATAAACACGTAGGCCCGGTCCCTAAAGAAGAACAGGAAGCTTTATGGCAGCGCTTTAAGGCGGCTTCTGATGTAGTATATGATAAGCGGCGGGCCCAACTCGATACCTTGCGTAAGGAGATGGATACCAACCTGCAAAGTAAAATTGCCCTTTGCGAAAAAGCGGAACAGTACACTTCTTTTGATTCCAGTAAAATCAACGATTGGAACGATAAAACAAAAGAGCTTCTGGATTTGCAGAAACAATGGGAAGCGATCGGTATCGTTCCCAGAGAAAAAGCCAGAGATGTAAATAAACGTTTCTGGGCAGCATTTAAAACTTTCTTCCACCACAAAAATGAGTTTTTTAAGAAGCTGGAAGCCTATCGTGACCAGAATCTTCACAAGAAAGCAGAGCTTTGCCAGCAGGTAGAAGCCTTGCTTGCCAGTGAGGAAGTAGACTTAGAAACTGCTGCCGAACAGGTAAAAAAACTGCAACAGAACTGGAAAGACATTGGGCCAGTTCCGGAAAAACAGCGTAATCAGATTTTTGACCGCTTCAAAGCATCCTGCGATGCGTTCTTTGACAAGCGCCGGGGTAAACGCAACAATACGGAAAAGGAGTTTGAAGTAAATTATGAAAAGAAGCAACAGATCTGTGCCGCTATAGAAAAGATGGCAGAAGAGCAACAAACAGATATGCCAGCTTTTGAATCCTTACGTAACGAATGGCAGAATACTGGTTTTGTTCCTAAAAAACACATGCATACCATTCAAAAACGGTACTCCGATGCCATTAGCCGTTATTTGCAGCAAAGTAAGCAGCTGACAGATAAGGAGAAAGACAAAATTCAGATTGCCATAGAAGTAGATGCCTCCCGGAATAATCCCAAAGCTGCCAAAGATCTGCAAAAGAAGGAGGGATTTATGCGTAAACGTATGAGCCAGCTGGAGAGTGATATTGCCATTTGGAAAAATAATATGGAGTTTTTTGGACATTCGAAAAATGCTGATAAGTTCAGGCAGGAATTTACAGAAAAGATCCAGGCGGCTGAACAGGAATACTTATCGCTAAAAAGGCAGATACAGATGATTTATGAAAATCAGTAA
- the pdxH gene encoding pyridoxamine 5'-phosphate oxidase has translation MNSTSSLADIRNEYTRQELDFDKTAADPFSQFRQWFDEALQSKVPEPNAMHLCTVSANGRPSGRIVLLKGMETQGFVFYTNYESRKGKEMAQNTWVSLTFFWPELERQVRIEGKVTLTSAAQSDEYYHSRPKGSQLGAWASPQSQVIPTRAILEENLTSLEEKFKAMPEIPRPPHWGGYCVLPDAIEFWQGRQSRLHDRINYVKQPDGSWHKQRLAP, from the coding sequence ATGAATTCTACCAGTTCGCTTGCTGATATCCGGAATGAATATACCCGGCAAGAACTTGATTTTGATAAAACCGCTGCTGATCCCTTCTCTCAATTCCGCCAGTGGTTCGATGAGGCATTACAGTCGAAAGTACCTGAGCCAAATGCCATGCACTTATGTACCGTTTCTGCCAATGGCCGTCCATCAGGCCGCATTGTGTTATTAAAAGGGATGGAGACACAGGGATTTGTATTTTACACGAATTACGAAAGCCGCAAAGGAAAAGAGATGGCTCAGAATACATGGGTAAGCCTTACTTTTTTCTGGCCCGAACTTGAACGCCAGGTTCGCATTGAGGGCAAAGTAACTCTTACTTCAGCTGCCCAGTCTGATGAATATTACCACAGCCGTCCCAAAGGTAGCCAGCTGGGCGCATGGGCTTCTCCACAAAGCCAGGTGATTCCAACTCGTGCCATTTTAGAAGAAAATCTTACGTCACTGGAAGAAAAATTTAAGGCCATGCCTGAGATACCCCGGCCACCGCATTGGGGAGGGTATTGCGTACTTCCGGACGCTATAGAATTCTGGCAAGGCCGCCAGAGCCGCCTTCATGACCGTATCAACTATGTAAAACAACCGGATGGAAGCTGGCACAAACAAAGGCTTGCACCTTAA
- a CDS encoding DUF2911 domain-containing protein — protein sequence MKKALIIIGIIIVVLAAAYYGMRMYTKSSSPEATAVYDKGGLKIQVEYCRPSKKGRVVFGQLEPYGKVWRTGANEATEITFTQPVSFGDKPVAAGTYTLFTIPQPDQWTVILNSELDQWGAFNYNEAKDVARIQVPASQTPQVTEMFTIDFVDANNRVDMLLAWDQTKVAIPIGVGK from the coding sequence TTGAAAAAGGCTCTGATCATTATTGGAATTATAATAGTTGTGCTGGCGGCGGCTTATTATGGCATGCGTATGTATACCAAATCATCCAGTCCGGAAGCGACTGCTGTGTATGATAAAGGCGGATTAAAAATACAAGTTGAATATTGCCGGCCTTCCAAAAAAGGAAGAGTGGTTTTCGGACAACTGGAACCCTATGGAAAAGTATGGCGTACCGGAGCCAATGAAGCGACCGAAATCACATTTACTCAGCCTGTGAGTTTTGGGGATAAGCCGGTAGCAGCAGGGACCTACACTTTGTTTACCATTCCGCAGCCAGACCAGTGGACAGTTATTCTCAATAGTGAATTAGACCAGTGGGGCGCTTTCAATTATAATGAAGCTAAAGATGTAGCAAGGATACAAGTTCCTGCTTCGCAAACGCCGCAAGTAACAGAGATGTTTACCATCGATTTTGTAGATGCCAATAACCGGGTAGATATGCTGCTTGCCTGGGACCAGACGAAAGTAGCAATTCCTATTGGTGTTGGGAAGTGA
- a CDS encoding FMN-binding negative transcriptional regulator: MYINKFNLETNFDSILPFLKENNFGILVTATAGHLVATHIPFEITSDTPDQLVLRAHLAKANKQWKQLSANTELLVIFQGPNAYISPRWYDHINVPTMNYIAVHAYGKPRIIEDSEEVYAILKSQIESFEKEHVSAYNITTMPESFLHAEMRALVALEIKVERVESNFKLSQNRDEKNYRNIIEELEKRNDAGSQAIASHMKIVYAREGYKK, encoded by the coding sequence ATGTATATTAATAAATTCAACCTTGAAACAAATTTTGACAGTATTCTTCCCTTTCTGAAAGAAAACAACTTTGGCATTCTGGTGACCGCAACAGCCGGACACCTGGTTGCCACACACATTCCATTCGAAATTACCAGTGATACTCCAGATCAATTAGTATTAAGAGCTCATCTGGCAAAGGCAAACAAACAATGGAAACAACTCTCTGCTAATACAGAACTACTTGTCATTTTTCAGGGACCTAATGCCTATATTTCACCACGATGGTATGATCATATCAATGTCCCAACGATGAATTATATAGCAGTACATGCGTATGGAAAGCCCCGGATTATTGAAGATAGTGAGGAAGTATACGCGATTTTGAAATCGCAGATCGAATCTTTTGAAAAGGAACATGTGTCAGCTTATAATATTACCACTATGCCTGAATCTTTCCTGCACGCTGAAATGAGAGCCCTGGTTGCACTTGAAATTAAGGTGGAACGTGTAGAATCTAATTTTAAACTGAGCCAGAACCGGGATGAGAAAAATTACAGAAATATTATTGAGGAGCTTGAAAAACGCAACGATGCAGGCTCACAGGCAATAGCTTCCCACATGAAAATAGTATATGCCAGAGAAGGGTATAAGAAATAA
- a CDS encoding YfiT family bacillithiol transferase produces the protein MQPTENNNLSYPIRKYQAPNVITPEHIQSYIADIALAPLHLKKVVAGLSPAQLDTPYRPGGWTVRQVVHHVPDSHINAYVRFKFTLTEEEPTIKPYNEKLWAETYDVQVTPIETSLTLLEALHHRWVLLLQSLSAKEIKRNYRHPELGIVSLEWAIGSYAWHGKHHVAHITSLRKRMGWM, from the coding sequence ATGCAACCCACAGAAAATAACAATTTGAGTTATCCCATCAGGAAATATCAGGCGCCTAATGTTATAACGCCGGAGCACATTCAATCCTATATTGCAGATATTGCCCTTGCCCCTCTTCATTTAAAAAAGGTGGTTGCCGGTTTATCTCCTGCTCAGCTAGATACGCCGTACCGACCTGGTGGCTGGACAGTAAGACAGGTTGTACACCATGTACCAGACAGCCATATAAATGCGTATGTGCGTTTCAAGTTTACACTTACAGAAGAAGAGCCAACCATTAAACCATATAATGAAAAATTATGGGCTGAAACATATGATGTGCAGGTTACACCTATTGAAACTTCGCTCACCCTATTAGAAGCCCTGCATCACCGCTGGGTATTATTGCTCCAATCCCTGTCTGCAAAAGAGATTAAACGTAATTACCGGCACCCGGAACTTGGTATAGTTTCCCTGGAATGGGCTATAGGTTCGTATGCCTGGCACGGCAAACATCATGTGGCACATATTACTTCCTTGCGGAAAAGAATGGGCTGGATGTGA
- a CDS encoding M6 family metalloprotease domain-containing protein codes for MIYLYVLRLKVFVFLCLLSSKAIAQSPSNCPASPYPVTIQQPDRSALTIIGKGNMLHSWTETLDGYTVVLNKGKYEYARKSNGQLLPSGIPAKDAADRTAAEKVFLRNLTKSIRPGVVATDAAVFTQGITGSSTMITESAITSGTVKALLILIKYPDLPNTYTTSQFNNLMNQVNYRGTGSFKDFYVTSSAGKLNVSTDVFGWYTAANNYAYYGRQNGWTVSTTLVREAVNAAQAAGVDFSKYDNDKDGKVDGVIVAHAGPGAEEGSQSQYIWSHRWLLSIGANQVMYDGVLIDEYMITPERRMYTNDMVGRGIFCHEFGHNLGLPDLYDTDGGSEGAGEWSLMASANWLGNEHTPGNMCAWSRSALGWTTPQVLSGKGAYSLQAASNTNQVYRINTPLSNEYFLLENRQKTGLDISLKGSGLAIWHINTTKTSMYPSANYVNAEEELKGVDLEEADGLNQLDNQNNRGDAGDLYPGSAGKTVFNESTQPGSLTYTNAKTGINIRHITVDGEGKVWFTLGTVSPFISGFSPASGVAGAIVKITGAGLSGTTAVSFNAVNASFSKINDYTIQATVPAGASTGLIRLTLPSGIIASQTNFIIETLTAEKPWDKAFGGNYGDNLAAMVPTSDGGFLLGGYSLSGKNGDKTEISQGSTDFWIIKTDGAGNKQWDKRFGGSGAEYLNAVIQTSDGGFLLGGNSNSGIGGDKTEAGRGGTDFWIVKITSTGIKQWDKRFGGLGSEDLRTVIQTADGYFLAGYSNSGIDGDKSQNSQGGQDYWVVKLSLNGVKMWDKTFGGSGDDFLEGAVSLADGSFVLAGRSASGISGDRTENSRGGRDYWLLKINSSGSKIWNKRYGGSGNDELYAIGKTATGNLYIGGFTTSGIGGDKTQASRGGTDFWMLLLNESGVKLWDKRFGGTENEELRTIIQTSDGGFLMGGKSASNISGDKTEISRGSTDFWMLKTDGAGNKQWDKRFGGLAADELRSLLQTKQGSFVMGGRSDSGISGDKTQASRGSTDYWLVKLPAAPIIKVNTSTARLAVNTDPTSDVLLEVYPNPFQVHAQIRFSSAVHSPASLKVYDMQSKQVADLTQTTADAEQIYVVQWQPSGLKPGIYVIQLATSQGVLYKKIVFTP; via the coding sequence ATGATATACTTATACGTTCTGCGTTTAAAAGTATTTGTTTTTCTTTGTTTGCTAAGCAGTAAAGCAATAGCTCAATCACCATCCAACTGTCCGGCATCTCCGTATCCGGTAACTATACAGCAACCTGATCGCTCGGCCTTAACCATTATAGGGAAAGGCAATATGCTCCATTCCTGGACAGAAACCCTGGATGGCTATACAGTTGTACTTAACAAGGGTAAGTATGAATATGCGAGAAAGAGCAATGGGCAACTTTTACCTTCCGGAATTCCTGCCAAAGATGCAGCCGATAGAACCGCTGCGGAAAAAGTTTTTCTGCGCAATTTAACCAAATCTATACGGCCCGGTGTTGTGGCTACAGATGCAGCAGTTTTTACACAAGGCATAACAGGTTCTTCTACGATGATCACTGAAAGTGCCATTACATCAGGTACCGTGAAGGCATTGCTTATTTTAATCAAATATCCTGATCTGCCCAATACCTATACAACCAGCCAGTTTAATAATTTAATGAACCAGGTAAATTATAGAGGAACTGGAAGCTTCAAAGATTTTTATGTTACCAGTTCGGCAGGAAAACTGAATGTTTCTACGGATGTATTTGGGTGGTACACAGCTGCCAATAATTACGCCTATTATGGCCGCCAGAATGGCTGGACAGTTTCTACAACCCTGGTTAGAGAAGCAGTAAATGCAGCACAGGCGGCTGGTGTAGATTTTTCAAAATATGATAATGATAAAGATGGGAAAGTGGATGGAGTTATTGTTGCCCATGCAGGGCCGGGAGCAGAAGAAGGAAGCCAGTCGCAATACATATGGTCGCACCGCTGGTTATTGTCTATAGGCGCCAATCAGGTGATGTATGATGGGGTATTGATAGACGAATATATGATTACACCAGAGCGCCGTATGTATACGAACGATATGGTGGGACGAGGAATTTTTTGCCATGAATTTGGCCATAATCTGGGCTTACCAGATTTGTATGACACAGATGGAGGTTCTGAAGGGGCAGGAGAATGGTCATTGATGGCCAGTGCCAACTGGCTGGGAAATGAACATACCCCGGGAAATATGTGTGCCTGGAGCAGAAGCGCATTAGGCTGGACTACACCTCAAGTGCTTTCAGGCAAGGGAGCCTATTCCTTACAGGCTGCCAGTAACACGAACCAGGTGTACAGAATTAATACACCTCTTTCCAATGAATATTTTCTATTGGAGAACCGTCAAAAAACTGGCCTGGATATTTCGCTCAAAGGAAGCGGGCTGGCCATCTGGCACATCAATACCACAAAAACTTCAATGTATCCCAGTGCTAATTATGTAAATGCGGAGGAAGAACTAAAAGGAGTTGATCTGGAGGAAGCTGATGGCCTGAATCAACTTGACAATCAGAATAACCGGGGAGATGCAGGAGATCTGTATCCTGGCAGCGCAGGCAAAACTGTATTTAATGAAAGTACCCAGCCTGGTTCTTTAACCTATACTAATGCTAAAACAGGGATTAATATACGTCATATCACAGTAGATGGAGAAGGAAAAGTCTGGTTTACGCTGGGAACGGTAAGTCCATTTATTTCTGGCTTTTCTCCAGCCTCTGGTGTAGCAGGAGCAATTGTGAAAATCACTGGCGCTGGTCTTTCCGGTACCACTGCGGTAAGTTTTAATGCCGTAAATGCTTCTTTTTCTAAGATCAATGATTACACCATTCAGGCGACTGTTCCGGCTGGTGCTTCCACCGGTTTGATCCGCCTGACTTTGCCCTCCGGAATTATTGCAAGCCAAACAAATTTTATTATCGAGACTCTAACTGCCGAAAAGCCATGGGATAAAGCATTTGGCGGTAATTATGGAGATAATTTAGCAGCGATGGTTCCTACTTCAGATGGTGGATTTTTACTGGGCGGGTATAGTTTATCCGGGAAGAATGGGGATAAGACGGAAATTAGCCAGGGAAGTACCGATTTCTGGATCATTAAAACAGATGGGGCAGGCAATAAACAGTGGGATAAACGCTTTGGTGGTTCGGGCGCTGAGTATTTGAATGCAGTAATACAAACTTCAGATGGTGGATTTTTGCTGGGTGGCAATTCAAATTCAGGAATAGGCGGCGACAAAACAGAAGCTGGAAGAGGAGGAACTGATTTCTGGATTGTAAAGATTACGAGTACAGGCATCAAACAATGGGATAAGCGTTTCGGAGGTTTAGGAAGCGAAGATTTACGGACAGTGATTCAAACGGCAGATGGCTACTTTCTGGCTGGCTACAGCAATTCCGGCATAGATGGAGATAAATCACAGAACTCGCAGGGAGGACAAGATTACTGGGTAGTTAAACTGAGTCTGAATGGCGTAAAAATGTGGGACAAAACGTTTGGCGGTAGTGGCGATGATTTTCTGGAAGGAGCCGTTAGCTTAGCTGATGGTAGTTTCGTACTGGCCGGGCGTTCTGCTTCTGGCATCAGTGGCGACCGTACGGAAAACAGCCGGGGAGGCAGAGATTACTGGCTGTTAAAAATTAATTCGAGTGGCAGTAAAATATGGAACAAACGGTATGGAGGCAGTGGCAACGATGAACTGTATGCCATCGGTAAAACAGCAACCGGCAATCTATATATTGGCGGCTTTACAACGTCAGGTATCGGAGGAGATAAGACACAGGCAAGCCGGGGAGGTACTGATTTCTGGATGCTTTTATTGAATGAATCAGGTGTAAAACTCTGGGATAAACGCTTTGGTGGCACTGAAAATGAAGAACTCCGGACCATTATACAAACCTCAGACGGAGGTTTCCTGATGGGTGGAAAATCAGCTTCCAACATCAGTGGAGATAAGACGGAAATCAGCCGGGGAAGTACTGATTTCTGGATGTTAAAGACCGATGGGGCAGGCAATAAACAGTGGGATAAGCGTTTCGGAGGTTTAGCCGCAGATGAACTGAGAAGCCTGTTACAAACCAAGCAGGGTTCATTCGTCATGGGTGGCCGATCAGATTCTGGCATCAGCGGCGATAAAACACAGGCAAGCCGAGGAAGTACCGACTACTGGCTGGTAAAACTGCCTGCTGCTCCCATTATCAAGGTTAATACCTCTACAGCCAGACTAGCTGTCAATACTGATCCTACAAGTGATGTATTACTGGAAGTATATCCCAATCCCTTTCAGGTTCATGCACAAATCCGTTTTTCTTCTGCCGTACACTCGCCAGCCAGCCTAAAGGTGTATGATATGCAAAGCAAACAGGTGGCTGACCTAACCCAAACTACTGCTGATGCCGAACAGATATATGTAGTACAATGGCAGCCCTCAGGTTTAAAGCCAGGAATATATGTGATTCAACTGGCCACTTCACAAGGCGTTTTATATAAAAAAATTGTATTTACTCCATAG